The sequence GCCGAAGTgtcgccgaagacccggagcaccaCCAAATCAGGGCCCGCACTTCCTAAAGCCGGCCCTGCCTGACTCCAGTGATGTTACCCTAGGGAGAAATTTGTTCCAGTGGATTTAATCTCAATAGCTGGGTAAAAGGAAGAGAGCAATAGACAGGAAAAGGAATGAGGAGAAAAGGATTTGTGCCCTTTAACTATTGTCTAGAAGTATTAAAATGGTTATAAGCAAAGTGATGCTGAGACTGAATTTAAACCAGCTCCTTGTGTGAACCAAGAATCTATCTCGaatgccacccatttgaattcatATTCTGGAACAtattctgatcccactgaagtcaatcttAAAACTATCACTGATTTCCAGGTGAGCATGAGTGAGGTAAACTGATGTTTAGGGACAGAGAGAGTTCTGGAGGGGATATTTCAATGCTAGTTGCACTGTGAAGGGGTCAGGCTCTAGCAAGTGTCTGAAAAGCAGCAATCTATAACTCTGATGGTAGTGGGGTTACCGATATttcttggagaaggggcagaatgtattttttgGTATCTTCAGTGTCACACATTTAAATATTCTGATAAACCCCTCTATACTTGGAACACTTTCCTGGCACTCAGTCCAGCTGGAATCACCTGGTTCCCAGTAGAAAATCCTGCTGCATAATCGATAATAATTTACACCACCCATCAAGTAGATTCTCCTCTGCCAACAAACCACACCAGCAAAGGCAAATGTTTCTGGTAATTCTGGAATCACAACTTCCTGACACACTTTGCCATCTTCGTTGAGGTAAAAACATTTTCTACTGGACAGAAAGACTTCTGTAGTGCCTCTTGGAGTCAGCTGTCTACCTTTTTCTTCACAGAACCCACCAATAACACAGATCCTATTATCCATGGAGATAGCAGCTGTTTCATAGCACTTAAAATCCAGAGGCATCTGAGTCCACACATCTAAGTTAATGTCATAGATCAGAATGCCACTATAAACTAGCTTAGGTACTACTGCCAAAGCTTCTCCACCTATTAGGTACAACTTATTCTTCAGCACTGTGGAAGCAAAATATATCAGCCGAAATGGCAAGTTGGAGATGGGAGTCCATGCCTTCTGCACCAAGTCAAAGCTCTCAGCAGAAGTGAGTCCATGTCTGTCATTCCGTCCCCCAAGAGCATACAGCTTCAAGTTACAGGCTAGAAAGCCATGTGAATCCCGGGGCACAGACATGGAGGGGAGCTGTATCCATTGGCCAGTAAAAGAATTGTACTCATAAAGAATGTCTGAACAAGAGCCATCTCTGTTTTTGCCTCCAGACAGGTAAAGTTTGTGCTCCACAGCTGTGCTGGCAGGATGTTGCAGGCATTTCAAACCTGGCAGCTTTTTCCACCTTCCTGTATAAGGATCAAAACAATCCATTCCAGAAAGCAAGTCAGAATGAATGTCAAACTCTGAATAGTCATTCTCCACATGTTGAATCCTGTACCTGTGCAGCTCCATGCACACAATACACTCATCATACATACCCTGCCTGAGTCCCTCACTCTCCCACAGCCTTTCTTCCCCAACCAGTTGTTTCCACCACATCTGAACATCCCCATAAAGTTCTGAGTCTGCCTGGATCTCTGCAAGTGCTTCACGGGTCAGGAAAGGAAGGCGGATGTGCCTCATGAGCACAGAAAGCATTGGGAGGCGCTCGGCTGGTTGAAACCTCACCCAGCGTTGCACAGCCTGGTAGACAACCAGTTCAGAGGCCACTACAAGGTCATCCGAGGAGATGATGCTGGTCAAAGTGCTGAGGTCCAGACACATGAAATCATAGTCCTCAGAGATGGACCCAAAATTCAAGCTGATGTGGTGCATGGCTGTATGAAGCAGATCTTTGTGGTTGTGGGCATAAGCCAGTGCATAAATGCCAAGGCAGTTCTCCATGGAAATATTCTTCACAAAGAATCTGGAAGAAATAACAAAGGGAATAAATGCCGCTGAGGAGCTCCCAGGAAAGTTCAGTCTCCTGATTGTGTCAGAGAATTGGTTGTCCCTGTGTAGGGCATGGTGATTGATTATTTGGAACTGGCAGttctaaaaataacatttaaaattgcATTAGGTTGAACCAAAACACAAAATCTGAAAATTGCAGTGAATCAAAAAAGTTGAACATTTTGGTttggttgaacaaaatgtttctttcatcCTGGGCTAGATTCGCAAAATGGTGGGAGATGGAGGCAGCTCCTGTCTAACTTTCAGCCtaggggttagggcactcacccaaGCTATGTTCTTCTTCTTCTGGGAAGGATTTGATCCTGGACAGAAAACTCTATCATTGGTCTCCTCTGTCTCGGGAGGGTGCTATAGCCATTGGGCTGTGGGATGCTTTGGGGCAGGGTttgctcagtctctcctgttgaagctgttccaccttgtataaataattaaatagtcactAGAGCAGTTGGGTTTCCCACCTCTCTGGAGAGAATCCTAACCATCCAGCTATACAGTATCTGGGGTGGGTACCTCTCATtcattctctcctgttgaagttgagCCACTGTATATCAATAAcggaatagtcattgggccaaagaCCGAAGCAGAATGATTCTATTAGTTCAGTGCTTAGGGCACTCTCCTtagatgtgggagacctggattccacTTCCCTGTTCAGATGACTATTTTATTACTTACAAAAGTGGAATTCTTATgaaatttgtgaatagtttttgGTCAACCCAAGTTTATTTTTTGGAGAATAAAGTATTTGTCAAAAATATTTCACCCAGCTCTCTATGTATGACTCTGGGTTGCTAGCTGTCTTGATATCTGATACTGCACAAATAATACTTTTGCCTTTCTGCAGTACCCTTGGAAACtcaagaacaaatatttattcaTCAAATCTCACAACTCCTCCGTGAAGTCTGTCACTGTTAGTATAAGCATTCTTTCATATGATAAACTGACATACGGAGGGGGAAGTGACCTAACCAGGTTACAAAGGGTAGCAGTAGCAAAGCTAagtatagaacccaggagtcctacaCCTAATACCTTCCCTTATTAGACCACATGACCTCTCCCAAACCACACAAGCTTCTATTGGACTGGACATAAATAGTTCCTCATCTTCTAGAACAAATTGTTTCACTTGGGATAATTTATAAGAGTGGTTCTTCACTGCCCACCTTTCTCGACACACACGAGTGGCAGATATtgcaggccaggggaggctaagcctccacaaacagccccacacggccctgcccacactctgccccaaggccccctcctgcttgccACGTCCCCTTTGGCCCCTGCCCAGGCAGGCTGCTTCTCTTCTCAGAATTGGGCTGGGATGGGCCAGCCTGTGGCTGGGACTTGAGGCAGATGGGGCCATCCAGCACTAGGGAGGCGCCTGGGTGCTACTGGAGCCATGATGCGCAGCACTCTGGGGCTcgggggcactggggctgtgcCTCCCTGTGTTCAGCATGGCCAGTGCTCCAGGCctgggggcactggggtgggACGGCCCTGGGCTAGGGAGTGCGGGCAGGCAGCTGCCAGGGAGCGTTGGTGCTCCGGTGGAGGATGGGGAGTGGAAGAAGTAGGGGAGGGAGGCGGCGGGGTCTCAGGCAGAAGGCATCGTGCCAGGCGCTAGCTGCCCATGCTTACACACTGTATAACATGATCTCATgagattttggggaaagacaAAGTTCCTTTAAACTGCGAGAAAACAGGCAGGGCATCCTTGACTATTTTATGTTAAAGTCCTGCTGATACCAGATTGAAAACCCTAGGGGTGGACACCCTGTATTTAATCTATAAACTTTATACAACACGGGAAGGGGCAGGTCACATTTACTGCCCTTTTCCAGGGTGCTTCAACCCGTCTTTGGATAGAGCCCTTCCAGATTTTACGGCACATGCAGTCCTTGGTTTCTCTTCTGCTTAACTGAAAACTGGTCTAATTGTTCTGGTGTTTTGTACATTCTACTCAGAACTGAATTTGACTCAACAACCTAGAAGTCAAATCCTCTTTGATACGATATTCTTATCCCTGGGTCATTCAGCTTCTCTACAacagaatttttcaaaatgtttatgcAGGAATCTGGCCAGAtatgttgatttttaaattacattttattgaaaTGCTTGTGTTGCAGCTGTGAGATGTTTCCCCAATACATAAATAATGCAGCCAATCTATACCCAAACAgcacatacagacagacacacacaatctTATATCATAACCACCCTACGTACAAGGAGGAGACCAGTGAGGTCATTGAGCATTACCTGCTAATGATCTCCTCTAGTGGGAGGATCTGGAGTCTACTGGATGCGATAAATAACTCTTCAGCAGTCTCTGCATTAAGTGATATCTCCTCTAAATAGAGATAATTCAGCACGCTTTGGATGATGGAGGGGGCTATAGCCTTGAGCAAAACTTCCCCGTCCTGGGACTCTTTGAAGGAGCTGGTGAACATGACCCGGAAGTATGGGCTGACTGAGGCCAACAGCACCCTGCAGCAAGAGAGGCAACCATGCTAAGAGATTCCATGTGGTattggcagctgggagctctgaTCTCATCAGCTCTCTCCTAGTTAAGCGGTGGGTCGGGGGAGGAGCTTGTTTAGTATTTAGATGGGAGATCTCTGCGATAACCTACACCATATCCTGCAGAACCCTAAGTTAACTCCCCACTAGAGTTTTACCATGTGTCTTGCACCTGTTGGCTGCATTTCATTTCTAGGTGAAATGTTCCCTGTAGGATCTTTTATGATGAAAGGTGCCATTTATACAAATTAGATAGTCTCCTATTATTAAGTCTTTTCATGGTGCTATGCGTTCTGTATACTAGACTAGGTTGCTTCACCCAAGTAAATAACTTCTTGTCCTGTTTCAACAGTATGTAGTTTCTGGTTCTTATATCCAGAAGCTACTAGCATGTTGAATGCAGCATGGAGCAGAAACCCACCTGTGACAGGGAAACCTCCTTCCTTCAACCACCAGTGTAGCATCACAGAACAGCTGGTCAAGGTAcatctgttttaaacctgcaggaGTGGGAAAGACAAATCCTTGATCAGAAGTATGCAGGTAGAAAGAAATGACATCTTCTGCTAGAAGTATTTAATGACTAGTACCTTATCTCAGGGCAAATGAACTGATGAGGAACCAAGAGTCATTCAGATCTAATAGCCAATTGGTGGCCTCTGTTGGGAATTAGTTTGATGgttctcagtccagttccaaATGAGCAGGGGTCAACATCAGAAAAAAATGGAACTAATCACCCGGCCTCGATTGCTGGCAGGTACAGCAGAGAACCCAAACTCTGAAAGGGCCCTCCAGAGCAGGAGTGAAATGCAATGGCAACAGACAATATGTGTGAATCTTGCAATGTTGCTGATGATGTGCCATAATTGCTCCGTATGTAAACGACCTGTAGAGCTGTCAGCCAGCACCTTTACCAGCATCAAAtccacatgcaaaaaaaaaaaaaaagagaaacggGAAAGAGAGCCTCTATCCCAGTTCATTTTCTGGACACTGACGGCAGCCTCAGCCATTCAGTAGCCTCTGGATGTCACAGAATGTTACATTAAAGGGACCACTCCTAATTCACATCACTCATCAGAGCAGCACACCTACCCTGACTCACAAAGcttcccagggactgaggtgcattTTGGATGTCATCCTTTTCATTGTCCCCATCGATTAGGGAATCCATTATTCCAACCACTAAAATGGATTTAGGAATCTACAAGATTGAAATAACCTCCTGGGATCCTCAGAATCACCAACCAATCCTGCCAGGAATTGAAATAGGAGAATTTAATAACCCTGATTGTCACACGAAGAATCAGCTCCTTAAACAGCCTTTCTCTGAAGACACAATGTAAGGGGCAGTAGCCTGTTTGAAGTAGAAAGGATGGATGGCTCTGTGGTTAAGCCATTACGCAGGGACTTAGAAGGCCTTGATGCAATTACTTTTTCCACCACAGACTTTCTGCATGAGTTCAAGGAAATTatttagattgtttgtttgtgcctcagttctgcaTCTGCAAACAAACAGGGAAATAACAAATAGGGATAATAAGATTTTTAtgtggataaatacattaaagagtgtACGGTGCTCTGATTCTACAATAATGGGGAACATTTAAGTACCATAAGTAGAATATCCTAATATATCTCCTGTTCTACCATCTTAGTCAGAACTTCCAACTCTGTTGCCACTTCCCAAGGGCATAGGGAGGGACAGTTCCTTTGATCCAGCCTCAACTCATACTGCAACCACCTCCTTAGTCAGGAAAAATTCCTAAATATAGACTGTTGGTTAGTCCTTGGCTTGGTATAAACCAAACTCCTTATTTTGCTTTTAGTCATTCCTTACTCGGCAAACTCCTGTTGAGACAGTGCAAAAGTGACTGAGTCCAGACTGAATCAGAATCTCCATGTTTGGCACATCGGGATACAGCATGACAGAGAGACAATGCCACCCTGAGAGCTGGGCAAATACTGCAAAAAATCATCAGGAATATCAGTTTACATTCTTAAATTCTCTTTGGATGTGTTTGTGTTTCTTGTGTTCACTTCCCACAAACATTCAGCTGATTGATTTTGACTAGTCCAAAAGCTCCTGGGAATTTATAGTTCAAATTTCAAATTAAGCTCAAATTTTAAATCTGAAAAGCAGAGTCACACTTACCAAAATAGGGAACCGTATCATTTCTCAAATTTTGAATATCAAACAATAGACCAAAGGCAATTTGAGGTAAAAATTAGAAAATTCACCAATCTGTGAATAGAAAGACACAAAATTTACTGAATACTTTATCTGTTACAAATTATTCATTCAATTCTAGTCACAGCATATGCCCTGTCAGCATTGTCTCCGTTGCCTCCTAGACTTCGCCTCTCCACAAAGGAATCCAAGCCCCTCAGCCTCTCTGCTATGGTTCTGTTGAGTCTGTGTCCCAGAAAACTAATGACTGAATCCAAACAAATTAAAACGGAGCCTGGTCCCAACTGCCCCTGACAGAACCCAGAGCCCCACATTCTATTGGGCTGGCTTTAAAGTGGCAGGAGCCTCACAGCAGAAACAGCACAAATTCCATTTCCTCTCCCTGCAGGATATGTTACTTTGCAGTGACACCCTGGAACTGCGTGGCTATTGCAGAAACATCTAAGGCCTGGGGTAGTGCAATTCAGTTTGGATGGCCTGATGCCTGTGCCTCTTATGCCATTCTTGAGTCAGGGAACAGCTCTGTTGAGATCTTGACAAGGATAAAACTGATGTCAGGCCACTTGTTATCACTATTATTTGTACTGGGGTAGTCCCCAAAATTTCCAGCTCCATAATGTTAAGTTCTTGCAGCTAGGTCCACAAAATGACTTAaatgcctaactgccactttaggtgcctaaatccaacatttaaGCACCATCGAGAGACTCAAAACCCCCACCCAGCTGCCACCTAACACTGTAGGTGCCTACATTCCCTCGGTACCTAAGTTTCTACCAGTTAAGTTTTTTAGGTGGTTAAGTTTCTGCCAGCGGGCATACACAAAGCTGCTCAATTCCTGACACTGCTGAGCCATTTCTCTCCCTAGCACACACCTGCACCTACctgggattctcaaactaggcatTCCCCCACGTATCTTGCCAATGAAGccaaagaaggaaagagagagagagattgattctATAATTCAGTATCTAGGGCATTCACCTGGAATATGGAAGAACCAAGGTCAAGTCCCTGCCATTGTTCCCTTTAAGTTGTGCACGTGCACACAGACCCTAAACCCCATGCACATGGCGAAACatcgcacacacaaaaatttgcacagaagaaattttttgcacacatggcctgtcaaaaattagagggaacatgggTCCCTGctctaattaatatttaattatttatacaaagtggaacagcttaaATGTTGTATCCATGCAAGACAAGCTTGTAGCAAAGGCAGGGACAAAACAGGGTTGCCACAGATGTAGCTTGCATCATGCAAAGCAGTAGGGAAGATATTGACGAAGTACCACAAAACACACCACTTTTCACCAACATACCACACTGGCAAACAGAAAAGCACAGGGCATACAATGAATGAAATTGGAGAATACCTCCATGGGAGAGGAGTTTCACAAGGACACAGTGTGCTTTTGGGCTGCAATACAGAATAAGAACTAGGATAGTGATTAATAGAGACTGGCACctggcatgcagggtcacaaagCCACTCATTCAGCTTTGGCCTGGCTACCTCCCATCATCATGACAGAGGGGAGGCGATGCCAAACCTGAGAAATGCTGTGACCCCATGTGACAGGTCACAATGCCTAGAGCGGAGACCCCATCAGGGTCCCCATGAGACAGGGCAGGCTCATTCTTCACCCCCCTTCACCATGAGGCCTACCACACCCCGCCGCCTGGGACCAAGACCCAACCTGCCTCAGACcgccccctctcttcccccccccaccctgagcagaGCCTGAATGCCTTGGGAGTGGGGCGGGatggataaaacaaaataacaaGAAATGCCCAAAAATGAAATTATAATGATAAAAATTAAGATTTTCCTGGGGCTCTAATGTTGAAGCATATGTAACTATTTTAATAAGTCTAGGAGAAATAGACATTAAACTGAAAATTGACACTGGGATTCAAGTAAACCTCATCCCTGAGATAGAATGTCAGAAGAATTTAGCAACCACTATGACACTAACATTACCTGTGTCCGTGCAACTAGCAGTATCTGAAGGGCATCCACTCCACATAGTGGGGATATGGAATGTTAAATGCAAGTACAAGGAAAAAATGTCAGAATCTAGAGTTCTATATATTAAATATACCAGAAAAAACAGTATTAGGAGTGACAGTTTTAAAATCATTACACCTGATAAAAATCCTAATGTCAGTGGAATCCATACAAGGACCTCTCAAAGCAGAGGAAATTAAGAAAAGATTTCCTGATGTATTTGAAGACAAAGGATGTCTACCAGGATATTGTACAATTAATCTATCTACAAATGCAGTTCCAGtagtgcatgcatcatggtgacTGCCATTAACCATAAGGTCCAAAGTGAAGAAGGAACTTCAGCATATGGAACTGCTGGATATAATTGAAAAGGAGGAGAATCCTTCAGACTGGATTAGGTTGATGGTTGcagtagaaaagaaaaaaacacttgGGTGATCCAGGTTAGCACAGACATGCAAGATCTGACCAAAGCAATAATAGCAGGAACACTACAGCCTACAATCCTAAATGACATCACTCACAAACTATCCGCAGGAAGTGTATTCAGTGTACTAGAAGCTAAATCTGGATATTGGCAGATCAGACTGGACAAGcaaattcatagatattaaggtcagaagggatcattaggataatctagtctgacctcctgcacaatgcagaccacagaatgtcacccacccactcctacgaaaaacctctcacctatgtctgagctattgaagtcctcaaatcgtggtttaaagacttcaaggagcagagaatcctccagcaagtgacccgtgccccatgctacagaggaaggcaaaaaatctccagggcctcttccaatctgccctggaggaaaattccttcccgaccccaaatatggcgatcagcagATGggtaagattcaccagccagatacccagggaAGAATTTTCTGccataactcagatcccaccccatctaacatcccatcacaggccactgggcctatttaccatgaatatttaaagatcaattaattaccaaaaacaTGTTATTGCATCATACCATCACCTCCATAaatttattgagtttaatcttaaagccaaagaggtcttttgcccccactgcttcccttggaaggctattccaaaaattcactcctctgatggttagaaaccttcgtctaatttcaagtctaaacttcccaatgactagtttat is a genomic window of Lepidochelys kempii isolate rLepKem1 chromosome 1, rLepKem1.hap2, whole genome shotgun sequence containing:
- the LOC140900337 gene encoding kelch-like protein 6; the encoded protein is MFTSSFKESQDGEVLLKAIAPSIIQSVLNYLYLEEISLNAETAEELFIASSRLQILPLEEIISRFFVKNISMENCLGIYALAYAHNHKDLLHTAMHHISLNFGSISEDYDFMCLDLSTLTSIISSDDLVVASELVVYQAVQRWVRFQPAERLPMLSVLMRHIRLPFLTREALAEIQADSELYGDVQMWWKQLVGEERLWESEGLRQGMYDECIVCMELHRYRIQHVENDYSEFDIHSDLLSGMDCFDPYTGRWKKLPGLKCLQHPASTAVEHKLYLSGGKNRDGSCSDILYEYNSFTGQWIQLPSMSVPRDSHGFLACNLKLYALGGRNDRHGLTSAESFDLVQKAWTPISNLPFRLIYFASTVLKNKLYLIGGEALAVVPKLVYSGILIYDINLDVWTQMPLDFKCYETAAISMDNRICVIGGFCEEKGRQLTPRGTTEVFLSSRKCFYLNEDGKVCQEVVIPELPETFAFAGVVCWQRRIYLMGGVNYYRLCSRIFYWEPGDSSWTECQESVPSIEGFIRIFKCVTLKIPKNTFCPFSKKYR